aaattgccctttttttttgtcacaataGCTGACATTCCTAAATCTGGCCACTGCAATAGAAATCTATAAACTGACTCTAAGATATAGCAACATAAAGACCCAAAGAGAACATCTCATTATCTAGAGCCCACTTAAAATATCTGCACTGCACAGTCCGGCTCACTGTCATCATAAAACTCATCATCTGCTATGAAGAAAAATCATATACTGGGCAATAAATGCATTTGTTAACTTTGAAATTCAGTATATTGATCAAACCTGaagttgaacattttaaacattttgatgaTTATCTGTTTCATATTCATGAGATCAGATAATGAAAATGTACCCGCGTCACTGACCCCATAATCTCATTATTTCAGCCATTTCCAGAGCATTTAGTCTGCGCATCAGTTTCCTTGTGCTGATTAAGTAGTGTCATGTGAAGACTGGACTTAATGTACATAGGTTATTTTTTACTGAAGCAATTCTGTTTAAGTGcttgacttaaaaaaaacaaacaaaaaacacacacacacacacacacatacacacccagcCCACTGGCCAGGATATCAATTTATCCATATTGCTGTCAGCTGCACCACATCCCCTCCTCAAATCACTGTAATACGAAGCATCTTGTCTGTAAACTTGAGTATTTGATTTCACACAGCTACAGGAAATATCTACACGAGAAACTGCTGCTTGATACAAAGTCAAAACAATCCTTGTGATTTCCAAATGAGCTGTTCGCAGTCTTCTGAACTGCTCATCACCGAAACCATTCAGTTAGCAAGAAATCACAAATAGCCACAAGTGGAGTTTATTGCTGAAAGGATTAACCAGAATGACAGACTATTAATTGATATCATGTTCATAATGGAGTGATTGTTTAAGCTATTTATCAAGAGAAAAcatcttacacacacatttttgttgcTTTCCTCAGGTTAATGTCATCTCATGTAGAGCAGCATTGCGTttgaaataaacagatttataATCTAATGATGAATTAGTCCTCTTCATTCCATTGGAGTCagtacattttctcaaaaactgtgcaaagaaaaagagaggcacTGATGCTGTGGCTCAGTTGGAgttcaaataaaacatgcaaCTCCTTAAATTGTGAAACCATTACACTCCTGAGATACATATAGAATGACATCAGAGGCGTGCAGCAGACAGAGGgaagctgctgtagctgctgagTAAGAGGGTATGTGCCACAGCTCAGACCCTGAGTGACAGGTATTGACCGCCCAGCCAAAAGACGTCTCTGTGGGAACGCTATTGATTATTGCCACAGCAATAAAGGTCCCGGAAGCTTGTGAGAATGCCACAACTCTCTGCTGCCTACCAGCTCCTGtcccaacacacaaacacaaagacacaaacactttgGCTCTGACACATCCTAACCTACGGCCACTCATTCTCTCACGCTAACTTCAGCGTTTCggccagagaaagaaaagatgaaagagagaTGGATTGCATAGTGAGTGCCTAAGATGTGCTTTTTGGGTGACTTGGATGATCAGTGGGCCCTTGACTGGACCCCCTGCTGTGCTTTAAAGGGCCAACCCAGATTCcagaaaacatatttacatgctgatcattttggatttatttgctTGACTGTTGAAATGTCTGCTTAAACTGCACAAAGGTAGTAAAGGGAATTTCATTGGTGGTCCATCTATCCAGGAggaaaaatcacatttaaaacatttatataaacaCTCCAGTCTCACCAGAATCATTTACTGTTGATCGGGAAGATCCACAGAGAATTTTGTCAACAGTTTAAAAAGGAACTATTAAGTTTCAATGACATTTAATCACCCTCAAGTCTGTGGATTATCCAGAGGAATAGAAACAATCATGTGAGCACTTAAGATTTCATTTGCCTCTATTATACTGAGATGGTAGCTGGAAATCTCTGGCTTCTATATCTTGCAAAAATCTGGCTTGATGTAatatatttttccagttttgagAAGACCATTTACGTGAGTCAAATGAATCCCCGCTGCACATATGCCATCATCATATAACTCCAGTTTATCCacttcttctctctcactctgtccttGCAATCTGGtcaaaacaaaatagaaattttctttgtcttttttctcccttcattGCTTTCTTTCCTACAACCTTCTGCTTCTCAttcacacacccccacacacaaacgCCATCTCCACCCTTGACCTCACAGTGAAAAGTTAATGCACCCGAGGTTGAACTCTCCCAGGTTGGCCTTAGTCACAAACGCTGGGAAAGTGCccctgacatacacacacacatatatatatatatatatatatgtgtgtgtccgagtgtgtttgtgtgtgactgtggaaACACTTGGGGTGTTATGAATAGGAGGGATTTGACCCTCAACCCCCTGACCTGTCCACACAAATGATGCCTTTAACCCAAGGCTGCTATTGTTTGTGGTGACTGCTTTAGTTTGTTCACAGAGCCCGCCAAAAGAGCCAAAATTCACTATATACCACTTTGCTTATTATTTTCCACCCATATTTATGCCTCTCCTCACCTCTTCTTTCTTCAcaaatctctctctcctgttcccATCACTCCTCTTTTTGCTCTTTGCACAGCTTCTGTCCTGTGGCCCTCATCTTCTGATCTTGAATTTTCACTTGAGGTTGGAGTAGTTTATGCATGAGTGccagcatccatccatcatttttCACTTAAAGTTagtatttaaatgtttcttctgtTCTGTATAATATTCCCCTGAACTGTTTTAAGCTGTGTGCATGTACACCTAGGTGTGGAGACAGTAAGAGTGTGGCTGTAAAAGGAAATGATGAATTTTACAGATCTCTATTTAGATGTTAATGATATTGTGTCTAATTTAGATGATTGGTTCAGGTTATGCTCCATTCATAATTTGCACTACAATGTTCTCTTCCCAACAAACTGGTTAAAGATGATATAAACCTGCCAAGACAAAAACCAACAATTGAATAAGATCATGAGTTTCTTTATGTGTTTTGAAAACAGTCCTGACAACAGCTGTTGGACAAGTTTCTTGAAATAGGCCCCAGGGACTTCTAGGGGGTCAATGAAGAGGTTCAAGGTGGCAAAAATCTTATGTAAACACTTGTTTTAATCCAGCACATTGCACACCACAGAGGAAACGACTGAGGATGCACTCACCTTGTAGTTATGACCTCATTAGataagaaaatgagaaaactttGTTGACCCTCAAATTGACAAATATCATAAATGTAGGTCAGATGGTACTGTTCCAACAGTAAATGACCCGAAACACATGATGGACAacatcgattttttttttttttttaatcttccagcCTGTTCACAACTCATCACGTTCCTAAAATCAAACCAGAGTGCACCCATCTGCAGATTTCAAGTtgcattaaaattttttacGCTTCTCATGGCTAAATGCCAGAAGCTCCTGCTCAGAGTCACCCTCAGTGATCAGTCCCTCTCCAAAGCTCAGTTTGAGCTCAtcctcattttaatttgaagaattacaaaaatgttttccaaacagCATCATGAATATTAGGCTGAACATCCTTTTTAATTATCCCTGATCAGGTCTTGTGTATTTAGTGCTCATCTTTTCCTAAAGGAGACATCGTGACCCCCTGGATGGCCTCTACACCATCAGCATCAGGTTGAAGGTTTTTTTAGTGGCCTGTTTTGAGTGTATAAATGGGCCAGTGATGGAAGCAGAATTCTGATACTTTGCTTCAATAAAATTATCAAAAATACAATGTaatagctgctgctgcaaatCGAAGTTTCATTCGGCTGAGCAAATATCTATCTAActctatatatacatattatcagcaaaatgtatatatttgtacTCATTTCTCTTTATGGTTTCTTGTATGTAAGTTTGCCTTCCTAGAAACCAACATTCAACATGTTATTTTGGCAGATTTGAAGatttcatttacttttgttGTTTATTCTATAGCAAAGCTTTGTATTTTATGAGTACTTTTCAGTACTTGTGAAAAATAGTCCCTGTACTCACAATCTTCTtttccacacaaaaaaagttcTTTCTGTAACACCAAAGCCTCTTTGACATGTGtgtcctttttctcctctttgcctTTATAATTGTTATCATTTTTGACGTTTTGTGCTTCTTTCTCTTGGATCAAAACCTCCCTCTGCTGGCCATCATCAGAAACTGCTGCCACAGTAAACACTTTCTGCTGTTCACTACAGCCTAATGTTGCTTTAACATTTGAGGCTAAATGTATGTCATTTAGGGGTTAGGGCTAGAATATCACAATATAAAACATTAGAATTATTTGAAAACTTACTGCGCATTTAGATGTAAACACCTACACTGCAGTCCAAGTAACTTAATTAATCTGCTGAATAAACATGAGAATGAAGTGAAGGAGAGCATCTGTCTGACAGTGGTTAGTGCGTATTGTGTTTGAGGTATGAGATTTTTccaggaaataaatgaaatgcctCGGGACATGAATGTCTGGATAAGTGCATGGCAGCTGCTGAACGTCATATTTTCCCTTCTTTCCAACAGGATGTGTCAGTGCTTTACTACACTCTGACCACAGCACGCCTTTTGGATGAGGAAATCACACTTTCCTAAAGCCTGCAGCGGAAGTTGTGACTGAATGATCTCTCGGATTGGATTTGGATTTGCTcctgaaggagggaggaaaaggaaaagcgaAGCAGCTTGTTTAATAAGTtgaagtgggggggggttgttatTTTGGgaaagcccttttttttttttttcttggattgCTGACGCGTCCAGCGGCGGATACGTGCAGCTTCTTTGCTGAAGCTCCGGCAGGATCCGCTCAGCCTCTCCACCATGTTACTTCACTTTCTCGCCTTGGCGGCCTCGCTTTTCCAGGCGCAGGGTTACTTTTCCGAGGAAAAGTATCCGGAGGAGTCCAAAATGCAGCCGCCCACCGTGGTGGTGGCGATCATAGCCCGGAACGCAGCCCACTCTCTGCCGTACTACCTCGGAGCTCTGGAGAGACTCAACTACCCCAAAGATCGCATCTCAGTGTGGTGGGTGTCCTGCATGGATCCTCGGGGTCTGCCTGCTCCCCCGGGCTCGGCTTGTTTCTATTCGACCATAGCAGCCGTTCAAAAGGTCATTGGCATTTAAATGAGTCCGTGAAAGCAGCAGccgtcacccccccccccccttcatctcctctcctctcctcttcctcctcttcacttcgCCGTGCCTTTCAGTCCGTCATTGTCTTCTGCTCGCATGAATCCAGAATCCACTCCATCTGATAACCTTTCTCAACAGTGGTTTGAATATAATATGTGTAACTCCGATGTGAGTAGTTCAAGAGAACTTCGTTTAAATGCGTGTACTGCTCGTATGTTAAAGGTCGGATCTGATCAAACTGGATCTATAAGAAAGAAGATGAACTATTGCTGACTTATttaacagcaacaataacaacaatagaGCTGCTGTAGTCACCTGGCAccaatataaaaatatgaagcATTTGTAATTTCTACAAATGTGACAGGTACCAATGTGTTTACAGCAGTCTTCGTTTATTTCTTCTACAGCCTGAAGGTTGGCGTCACAATAAACCTGCAAACAGTACATTTCCTGAAAATTGAGTTTTTCATGGATGAGACATTGGTTGGCGCTCATCCAGCAAATGAAATGCCCTGCAAATTTCTTCCAGATCACATTGAACACATTTGATCAATTATCACATTAATGtaaaacatcatgccaaagtGCAGTATAAATGCAGAGAGAACTTCCTCAAACAGATTCATGTTTGAGTCCTGTACGGTCTAAATTGAACAGAAAAGCTGAAGTTGCACTGCCCAGGTCGCAAAAAAATGTTGTCTACGCAGAGTTATTCCTCAAGTAAAACCTTGGTGGGGCAAATCTGAAGTAGTAGACAGATCACTAATGCtgaaagattttaaaatgcatgcaCAGTATAATCTTGATCTTGATACCCAGGATCTGGTGTCTACTTTACTGCTGTTTGGtggtttttaatgtttgtttgtttttaacagcttTCTCAGTACGTGTCACATGAAGATCTTCAACGCTGTTGGATTTATATCCATATACCCTCCATTTAAGCAGCAACCCTTAAAACAATGTCTCGCGCTCATCTTCACCAAGTTTCGAAAGATGTATTCACTTTGCcatctgctttctctctcctcagggCTGCCACAGATCACAACTTAGACAACACCACAGCTATACTCAAAGAGTGGCTGACTGTCACGCAGAAATTTTACCATTATGTTGAGTGGAGACCAATGGAGCAGCCCACGTAAGTTCAAATACAATGTATTCATGTATAAAACGTCTAGTTTCAACCGCCTCGCCGATGGTCCTGCTCATTCTGTCATTTATAGCCTCAGGTCTGTGTGGAGTCTTGAGATAATCAACATAAATGAGAATAATGCTGCACGCCTCTTCTTGTCCATacatgtttctctgtgtggaCTTCTGCCTGAGCAGAGGAGGCCATCAGTGGAAATTAGTTGTGCATGCATAAGAAGTCTACTCTCCTGTTCACAGTCACGGAACTTTTAAATTGTGTTACTCTAACTGTATTTTAAGCCCTATACAAATATACACTGTGTTTATTATACAGTATACAAAATTTATTGGGCAATCCATCCACATAAATTCATGTACGTTAcaatttgtgttttggtgtttatgtttgtgtttatatctTAGTTTTTGAGAGTTTTGTAATGGTGCAAAATACTTAAGCACACCCCTTATGTCATTTATTTGGAAAGGGTAGGTTGTTACAGAAAGATCAGCCGGAGTTTCAAAAATACGACATGAGAAAAAGATTCCAAGAACTGTATATGGtctttgtatttctgtctgtcttagGTCCTACGCAGGCGAGCTTGGTCCTAAGCATTGGCCCAACAGCAGATATGAATATGTGATGAAGCTGAAGCAGGCCGCACTTAACTTTGCCAAGAAACGCTGGGCTGACTACATTTTGGTACGTTGTAAAATAATCTCACTTGACACAGCAGTGTAAGATTCATATCAGTACCTACCTCGATCCGTCCGATGAAATGTGGTCCACCtttgctgctgttatttcatCCATTGTTGAAGTGAGACAAGACGATACAAAGTGTTTActctgttgtctctgttgtgtCCTTTGTCTGCTTCAGTATGCTGACACAGACAATATCCTCACCAACCCAGACACCATCAACCTGCTGATAGCAGAGAACAAGTCAGTGATCGCTCCAATGTTAGACTCTCCAGGAGCATACTCTAACTACTGGTGTGGCATCACTCCCCAGGTGAGCAACACACTGTGAACTTGTTTTGTTCATGGCAAATCCGTCTTTGCACTTGCGTTAGATATCAAACTAATATTGAAAGTAAACACGCCCTTGTATTTGTGTGCTTATTTTTTAGGGATATTATCGTCGAACAGCAGAGTATTTTCCCACCCGTCACCGTCACAGGCTGGGTTGCTTCCCAGTGCCCATGGTCCACTCCACCATGCTGCTGGATTTAAGGAAGGAGGGCATGAAGAATCTGGCCTTCTACCCTCCACACGAGGACTACTCGTGGCCCTATGACGACATCATTGTGTTCGCCTTCTCCTGTCGGGCAGCAGGTTTGTCGGTGCTTGTTTATGTGCCAGGCAGCTTGACACATTTAATGTCTTGTTCATAAATTTGTTCAGcaggtgatttatttttgttgttgctcagaGATACAAATGTACCTGTGTAACAAGGAGCGCTATGGCTATCTGAACGTCCCAGCCAAACCTCACCACACCCTGGAAGATGATCGCCTCAACTTTGTTCATGTCCACCTGGAGTCCATAAGTAAGACCAGACTATATTCACTTTGtgttaataaaagaaaaaaatcaaacagatacccaaactaaaaataaaatatgagaagaaaatgtttttaatcataattattatttcgCTAATTTATTtcgtcttttctttttatcttctaACTATAATGTCACCTGCTTGTCCAAAAGTTGATGGTCCTCCCATGTACCCGTCTCGCTTTGTCCACATGTTCCCCAAACAGAGAGACCTTATGGGCTTTGACGAGGTAAGACGGTTTTTGTCTGagaggaaaacatatttttacttATTCTTTAGCATTATTGAAACCCCTTGTAACTGGCTTTAAATTAGATTATCTTAATCTTTACAAAAGTATTATACACACTTGGCCATTTCATGAGaatttcatgatttatttatttatttatttatttttagcatcaTAGAGAAAGTGTTTCTGTACTGAATAGTTAGTCGTGAATAAACCAAGGTCGAAAAAAGTAGAGAATAAAATGTGGATTTGAATGTCAACATAGACATCTGAAATTAACTATATGAATGACACATATGACCTGTAGCTAAATATTTTGTTCTTCTCACCTTAGATATATTTGATAAATCTGCGACGCCGTCCTGACCGTAGAGACCGGATGTTGTTCTCTCTGAATGAGCTGGAGATTGATGTTAAGGTGGTGGATGCTGTAGATGGAAAGTAAGTGGAGCCCTCTAAACAATAAACTTCCTTAGAtggaaagtgtgttttttaatgctTCCAGGAGAAAATCTATACAAAAAAAAGCAGCTACTGAAAGGAAATGTAGATAAGGAATGGCTGATAGGAGATTCAAACATACTGTATCAGCTCAGGATTTTTGCTGTTACAGTAGGTACAGTAGGTTTATTTATAATCCCATTTGGAGTAAATCTGAAAGAAGGCAATTATGacggaagttttttttttttttttttttttttaaaggggtaAAAAATCAGTGCTGTTATGGAAATGCATAtaatgcgtgtgtgtttgtgtgtgtgtacatgtagtGCACTGAACAGCAGTGACATTAAAATCCTGGGTGTTGACCTGCTTCCGGGGTATTACGACCCATTCTCTGGACGGACCCTGACAAAGGGAGAAGTGGGCTGCTTCCTGAGCCACTACTACATCTGGAAGGAGGTGAGAGGACAAACAATTATACGTGAGAATCTTTTTCATAGAGAAAAAATTCATAAAGAGGATAAATTCAGGTGACCCAGTGGGGACTGCTCAGACTGGCTTGTGTATGAATAAGAATCAAATCcatctgtcaaataaaaactCTTCCAAATGCCTCGTGAATATATGTAGATTTACTTTATTGTATTCGCTGCAATTTATACTGTTTCTAAGCTTAAGTAAGTTTTAGATGACTAAAACAGATTGATGATACAGACTGAAATTCATAGATACAAGACTCAAAACTTGCAAAGTCACTTGCGAAATAACAAagtgattctttttcttttatttcttacataaaagatttgatttgaaaagttgGGACctaatgagaaacaaaaaagttttcCTTTATCTCCACAGATGGTGGACGAGCAGATGGATAAAGCGTTAGTGTTTGAAGATGATGTTCGTTTCCAGTCCAACTTCAAACGAAGAGTAATCAGGCTGATGGAGGAAGTggagcaggtggagctggaTTGGGACCTAATGTAAGACAGTGCTCTTATTCCCATGGTTTCTGCTTTGACTGGGGTTAAGTTAAACCCAAGGAGGGTAGACGGGGAGGGGGAAGGTTAAGTCAATACAGTATCCTCAAAAAAACTATGTTgggtgtgttgggggggggtgtgtgttgAGGAAAGTgtgaaaaagtcagaaaagaaaatccacacTCAGGAATTCAGCACACATCATTCAGGGCTTATTTAAATAGTGTTGAATAGCGTCAGGGTGTAAATATTCCCTCGTGTGGCTCTGCATACCAATGCAGGCCTGTCCAGGCTGtaaaaaacatggaaacaaactTCAGACAAATACTGAAGTATTTGAAAGAAAGTGGGATGTGGACCAGTGTCTTATTGGTATTGTTTTAGTTTCCATGACTCTCTCAGAAAGTGATCAGACACATGTGCAGAACAAAtattccaaacaaaaaaaaaaaaggaaaagagagaaatactTTCCAAACCGTTTGGCAGCAAAAGGTAGCAatagatttcatttgttttagaCGTTTGCTCCTTTATcgctcatttttttttatttttttctctctctcattgtggTTTTCTGTTGCCACAGATACTTCGGTAGGAAGCAGGTGAATCCTGCGAACGAGGAGGCAGTGGAGAGTGTTCGGAACTTGGTGGTAGCGGACTACTCATACTGGACGCTGTCTTATGCCATCTCCCTACAGGGAGCTCAAAAACTGCTTAATGCTGAGCCGCTTTCCAAGATGCTGCCGGTCGATGAGTTCCTTCCCATCATGTATGACAAACATCCCAAGTATGTACGACATCAGCGCTGACGCCACTGGCACAAATGTGCTCCTTTCTTGTTCTTTCCCGTCTATGCACACCTTTATGCTTTCGTTGTTTTAGGATCTGTGATACTACTGAATAGATTTAAATTATATGCTCATGTTCAGAAATGTCTTTCACTGAAACTTCCAGCATTGTTCTGGTCAGGAACACAAAGTTAAAACAGACCTCATAAATGAAGCCAATAATCTTCTCAATGCCAAACTTCTGTGTAAACTTTATATATAGTGAAGTCTGTGGCTTTAATTCTGAGTGTCTTTAGAAATTTGTTCAGCAATGGCCTTTATCGATACTATTGACAGTTTAATATGACGTTCTGCATAAATCTTTAGTCCATCAgaacattttgcttttgatgaTACACAGACCTCCTTATAGTATCTCTCTCTGGAATTGAGTGTGTGGAGCATGGACCACCACTTTAGGCGCAGTGAGGCTCCCCAGCAGACTCAAACAGCCGGGTTTGTTGTGAGCTTCGAAAAGATAAACCTTTTGTTCTTTCACAATTTGCGCCACCATGAGGTTTAAATTGAAATCTCTCTGCTAACTCAACACAGCTGCACTTTGAGTTTAGTGGTAATCAGCAATCAGCGTATTTACATGCTAAACTAGGACTGTGAGTGCGGTAAACATTTTACAACCTAAGCATCAGCAAATTCATATTGTCTTCATAAGCACCTTGCCATGTTACTAGCTTAAAACTTTTCCTAAACACAGCACACCATTTTGTTTCTTCCAGCACTATTATATCACTATTatgcttctttgttttccttaaCTGATGCCTCCTCTGTCTTATGACTCCGTTATCCCAAATGCATTCTGTGCTTGTTTGCAGTTCATTATAAAGATGCGGTTTGCATTTGTTTCAACACCTTCAAAACAGGTGTGCTTCAAACtgttttgttatgttgtttGTTATGTGCCTGAACCTAACCAGACAACTTCTTTATAATGAGTAATGAGTAATGAGTAAGACGagtaaatgaaacacacatgcagtgcTGGCTTTAAGAGATAAAGTGGACTTTGGGCCGAAGGGCCTGTTAACCAGAAGGTTAGTCTCTGTGCTTCATCATATGTGGAAAACTGGCTTAATGCCAACccactttccctctctctccctctccctcacctCTGTGATTCTAATTTGTTATGCTTGACTGGTTTGCTATGAATGCACAACGACTGCACACCACACATTAGTCCTGCTGTCGCCCCCTCCATGCTAAGAGTAACAGAAAATCAGCCACTGGGAAATAGATGTGTTTCAAATTGGTCTCAAAATACACATATTATCGATTTATGATTGAAGGATAGGAAATATTGCGAAAAGTGTACTATTAAATTGCTGATTAACTTTTCTGCAATGTTATTTggagtttctttattttattgtgacatATGAGATGTGCTGGAGCCTAAAATAAATCGAAACATCTGTATGTGATCTCTAATTGtcattctctctttcctcaGTGACGACTACAAGTCCCATTTCCTCAACAGAAACTTACAAGCCTTCAGTACGCGCCCCCTCCTGGTTCAGCCATGTCACTATGCTGGTGAGCCCAAGTGGGTGAGCGACACGGAAACATCCACTCTGTGGGACGACGACTCGGTACGCACTGACTGGAGGGGTTCCCACAAGACCCTCAAAGGTTCACCGCCATCAGAGATGCTGTCAGCTGCCTACAGGGATGAACTTTAGTTTGTAGCTCGTGTAGCTGCGGAGAACCTACAGGTCAGAAGGCCACAaggtcagagagacagatgctGAGATGAGGAGCTGCTCTCAGACTTTGTTTCGGCCCACAGTGTCAGACCACAGACATGCTCAGTGTCATTTAACCTGgactgtggtttgtttgtttgtttgtttttttttcatgttagtGTGTTATCAAATGTGCGGTGCAAAGTGAATTTTTTGCTGACAGTTCTTCTGTTTAGGCTGTTatgtaaaatgtatgtaaaaaaaaaaatcgatacTTGTGTGAACTTTAGCATATCTGATGTTTGAACTTGCACAACAGATCTTTCTCAAGACCTATCAAccctttagatttttttacttaattcGGACATCTTTATAGATGAGAGTTTATACAATTTGTATGTCAAGAACACTTTGTTCAACTGTATGCTTGCAATAGTGTGTGTGCTTCTGATGCTAGTTAGAGAACTTTAAAAGGAGATTGGCTTCTCAGTGACTTTGTGATAACTGCAGACTGGTGCTCAAGTTGCTGCACTGCTCACAACTCTTGGCAAGTTTGGACACAACCCTgaaactgtttatttcttttgatcGTCCCAttgtgtctgtcttcctgtttatCAATTTCTTCATATCTTGTCCGGGGATTGTCAAGAGAAACGGCACAAAGCCAGACTGACCCTGATTAATATTTCCTTTGATTTCGCGAACAGTTTTAAAGATGATATACCTCAGGGTTTCCACAGACAGTAAAGAAACTGTGTCATTAGCAGAAGATTCTATGCAGGAGGTATTTTGTTAGTGAAATTTAAACATTGAAGGTTTGCATTTGAATAAATTTAACTTAATTCAAATTCATTACCAGGATTGACATCACATTGACTTATTGTATGACTTTCTACTCTCTGGCTGAATATTTTGCCATTCAAATTGAACTTCATGTTCGGAGAGGGTGTGACGTCTGGACCATCTTTTTTCCACgcataaaaaaagagaaacgtATATTTATATCAACCACAAAACCTTATCCAATAGTTAAGCAAAACCATACATAATAATTTTAACTTCACCAACCATAGAGAGTATACAGCAAGTATATCTGCTATTACTCTGAAGTGATTGAAACAGTGATTATCTTTGTCAAAACGCCAGTGTTCTCCCAGTTTGACCAGTTCGACTTTGAACGAAATGCGGGTATGTGTTTTAATCTGAATTGTCATTACATTTATTAGCAGTTACTGCTACTTCTGCCTGAGACATGGATATCTGCAGCTAAGACATTgcttccagtttttttttttttttttttttttttttgcagtgttcaATTTTTTATCCGAGCTCCATTTATTACCTTTTTTTATACAACATATGGTGTTGA
This sequence is a window from Echeneis naucrates chromosome 12, fEcheNa1.1, whole genome shotgun sequence. Protein-coding genes within it:
- the cercam gene encoding procollagen galactosyltransferase 2 codes for the protein MLLHFLALAASLFQAQGYFSEEKYPEESKMQPPTVVVAIIARNAAHSLPYYLGALERLNYPKDRISVWAATDHNLDNTTAILKEWLTVTQKFYHYVEWRPMEQPTSYAGELGPKHWPNSRYEYVMKLKQAALNFAKKRWADYILYADTDNILTNPDTINLLIAENKSVIAPMLDSPGAYSNYWCGITPQGYYRRTAEYFPTRHRHRLGCFPVPMVHSTMLLDLRKEGMKNLAFYPPHEDYSWPYDDIIVFAFSCRAAEIQMYLCNKERYGYLNVPAKPHHTLEDDRLNFVHVHLESIIDGPPMYPSRFVHMFPKQRDLMGFDEIYLINLRRRPDRRDRMLFSLNELEIDVKVVDAVDGNALNSSDIKILGVDLLPGYYDPFSGRTLTKGEVGCFLSHYYIWKEMVDEQMDKALVFEDDVRFQSNFKRRVIRLMEEVEQVELDWDLIYFGRKQVNPANEEAVESVRNLVVADYSYWTLSYAISLQGAQKLLNAEPLSKMLPVDEFLPIMYDKHPNDDYKSHFLNRNLQAFSTRPLLVQPCHYAGEPKWVSDTETSTLWDDDSVRTDWRGSHKTLKGSPPSEMLSAAYRDEL